From a single Loigolactobacillus coryniformis subsp. coryniformis KCTC 3167 = DSM 20001 genomic region:
- a CDS encoding nitroreductase family protein, with protein MAELETIIHERHSVRRYETNHPISTTELDDMIATAALAPTAMNKQPLRYLVLDSPEARTKLLQQASFNQSQIETASSLVLIVADLVNDDASAFSTSHGTPAPDAGTLTNHALNAGLAGMQLMLIAQNRGYVTNPMTGFNHNEILSAFGIDKERYVPLLLIAIGKSNDHGQASEHKPLNQILLRK; from the coding sequence ATGGCTGAGTTAGAAACAATTATTCACGAACGGCACAGTGTACGTCGCTATGAAACAAATCATCCCATTTCTACTACCGAACTTGATGACATGATTGCCACAGCTGCTTTAGCGCCCACTGCAATGAACAAACAGCCGTTGCGCTACTTAGTACTCGATTCACCAGAAGCACGTACTAAGTTACTACAACAGGCTAGCTTTAATCAAAGTCAAATCGAAACCGCCAGTAGTTTAGTGCTGATTGTCGCTGACTTAGTCAATGATGATGCGTCAGCTTTTAGCACTAGTCATGGCACACCGGCACCAGATGCGGGTACTTTAACCAACCATGCCTTAAATGCCGGTTTAGCTGGTATGCAATTAATGTTGATCGCGCAAAATCGCGGTTACGTCACCAACCCAATGACTGGTTTCAATCATAACGAAATCTTATCTGCATTTGGAATCGACAAGGAACGTTATGTGCCACTATTATTGATTGCTATTGGTAAAAGTAACGATCATGGTCAAGCTAGCGAACATAAGCCACTAAATCAGATCTTACTACGGAAATAA
- a CDS encoding alcohol dehydrogenase catalytic domain-containing protein, with translation MQAAYIKRTGAPTEIQLGELPMPYVASHDVLIKVKAVAVDHVDTFIRGGSFKTQLTFPFIIGRDAVGTVVAVGNAVDQFKKGDLVWTNSMGYAGRQGVTSEYAAIPVARVFKVPAAVNPLQLVAAVHSGATAAILLADIFQVRPGATLLVEGAAGHVGRKLIQLAHDMGLTVITTSQPCDFAQLTKLGSAAPYDYQTDFTVEIADKYPQGIDYIVDTSGRVALQANLDLLAQRGTVALITAPATDQFDFRVREFYTTDKNIAGFVISHATLSQLQQAAKTLNHEFSRGRLLEDKLAVNAFAYAAQAHQLLTAGSSKDKIILVPTADEID, from the coding sequence GTGCAAGCGGCATATATTAAACGGACCGGCGCGCCAACAGAAATTCAATTAGGCGAATTACCGATGCCGTATGTAGCGTCACATGATGTTTTGATCAAGGTTAAAGCAGTTGCCGTCGATCATGTGGATACTTTTATTCGCGGGGGAAGTTTTAAGACTCAGCTGACGTTTCCGTTTATTATCGGGCGTGACGCGGTAGGAACTGTGGTGGCAGTGGGCAATGCGGTTGATCAATTCAAAAAAGGCGATTTAGTCTGGACTAATAGTATGGGCTATGCCGGACGCCAAGGTGTAACCAGCGAATATGCAGCGATCCCAGTGGCGCGCGTCTTCAAAGTACCTGCGGCCGTTAATCCACTGCAACTAGTGGCAGCTGTCCATTCAGGAGCAACGGCGGCTATTTTGTTGGCCGATATTTTCCAGGTGCGGCCTGGTGCGACTTTATTAGTAGAGGGCGCAGCAGGCCATGTTGGTCGTAAATTAATTCAATTGGCACACGATATGGGCTTGACTGTGATCACAACTTCGCAGCCGTGTGACTTTGCGCAATTAACCAAATTAGGTAGTGCAGCGCCGTATGATTATCAGACAGATTTTACCGTCGAAATTGCTGATAAATATCCTCAAGGTATCGATTATATCGTTGATACTTCTGGCCGCGTAGCGTTACAGGCCAATCTAGATCTATTAGCACAACGGGGAACCGTGGCGCTGATCACTGCGCCAGCAACTGATCAATTTGATTTCCGGGTGCGCGAATTTTATACGACTGATAAAAATATTGCCGGCTTTGTCATTAGCCATGCGACACTGAGTCAGCTGCAGCAAGCGGCCAAAACATTGAATCATGAATTCAGTCGTGGTCGTTTGCTGGAGGATAAATTGGCGGTTAATGCTTTTGCCTATGCGGCTCAAGCTCACCAATTATTGACCGCTGGTAGCAGTAAGGATAAAATCATTTTGGTTCCAACGGCGGATGAAATTGATTAG
- a CDS encoding AI-2E family transporter, with amino-acid sequence MEINRKRIIQAAIIGGLFLIILIYPKQIYGAFTNILGVILPLILGGALAYVLNLLCARLEKWYFPHTKKRWLQKSRRPVVIVVALLIIIAVILGVLQLVIPKFATALGDFFTSVPTIANNTANWLKDTDQLPLITKQLESMEIDWQSIQSKVMQYFTSGVSGIFGSAFTIFGNITKGIVNFFLAVTFAIYILSSKERLANNVRRVSHAFVPQRALDKIHYVLQVANKMFSSFIVGQVTEAFVLGTLCMLGMWLFRFPNAVPIGAFIGIMALIPIFGAWIGAAVGFLLIVVDSPLKAFLFIVFILVLQQLENNLIYPRVVGTSIGLPGIWVLAAITVGSGVAGIIGMLLGVPITATLYQLLRDATNKRAPAKPQKKAEAAEK; translated from the coding sequence ATGGAAATCAACCGGAAACGCATTATTCAAGCTGCAATCATTGGCGGCCTATTTCTAATTATTTTAATTTATCCAAAACAGATTTATGGGGCATTCACCAATATTCTCGGCGTGATTTTACCATTGATTCTTGGGGGTGCGCTAGCTTATGTGTTGAATTTGCTATGTGCCCGTTTGGAAAAATGGTACTTTCCACACACAAAGAAGCGTTGGTTACAAAAAAGTCGCCGTCCAGTGGTGATCGTGGTGGCGTTGCTGATCATTATCGCGGTTATTTTAGGTGTCTTACAGTTGGTGATCCCGAAGTTTGCCACTGCACTCGGTGATTTTTTCACTTCTGTACCAACGATCGCAAACAATACTGCCAATTGGCTTAAAGATACTGATCAGTTACCATTGATTACCAAACAATTGGAATCAATGGAGATCGATTGGCAGTCGATTCAATCAAAAGTGATGCAATATTTCACCAGTGGTGTGAGTGGAATTTTTGGTTCGGCGTTCACGATTTTTGGTAATATCACTAAAGGAATCGTTAATTTCTTCTTAGCAGTAACTTTTGCTATTTATATTCTTAGTAGCAAGGAACGGTTGGCTAATAATGTACGTCGCGTTAGTCACGCTTTTGTGCCACAACGCGCGCTAGACAAAATTCATTATGTTTTGCAGGTAGCCAATAAAATGTTCAGCAGTTTTATTGTGGGTCAAGTTACCGAAGCATTTGTACTGGGAACGTTGTGCATGTTAGGAATGTGGCTATTTAGATTTCCTAATGCGGTGCCAATTGGGGCATTTATCGGTATCATGGCGTTGATTCCAATTTTTGGTGCGTGGATCGGCGCGGCAGTTGGCTTCTTGCTGATTGTTGTTGATTCACCACTTAAGGCATTCCTGTTCATTGTTTTTATTTTAGTGTTGCAGCAACTGGAAAATAACCTGATTTATCCGCGAGTGGTCGGCACTTCGATCGGCTTACCTGGAATCTGGGTGTTGGCGGCGATCACGGTCGGTAGTGGTGTCGCTGGCATTATTGGCATGTTACTGGGAGTACCAATTACAGCAACTTTGTATCAATTACTCCGTGATGCCACGAATAAACGGGCACCGGCTAAGCCTCAGAAAAAAGCTGAAGCGGCCGAGAAGTAA